The stretch of DNA AATAATTATATTTTAGCAATATCTGTCTAAGACATATATAATGTACATACCATTAATTTTACTTTTAACTAACAACATTAGTAAACTATATATAAAGTATTAACTTGAATGGTGTATTGTTACTGGTACTAATTCATCAGCACGTAATGTCATTATTTCACAACCATCTTCGATAACTACTATCGTATGCTCATACTGAGCAGAAAAACTATTATCTTGCGTTTTTACAGTCCAACCATCTTTCATAGTACGTGTTCTGAATTTACCTGCGTTTATCATGGGTTCTATAGTGAATGCCATACCAGACTGTAATATAACTCCACCATCATCAGCGTCATAATGAAGAACCTGTGGTTCTTCATGAAAGTTTTTACCAATACCATGTCCACAATACTCACGTACAACAGAGAAATTTTTTGATTCAACAAACTGTTGAATTGCTTTACCAATAGCCCGTAGACTTATGCCTGGACGTACCATGCGGATAGCTAAGTATAAGCTTTCTTGAGCAATACGACATAAACGTTCACCTAAAATTGTAGGCTTACCTACTAAAAACATTGCTGATGTATCTCCATAAAAACCATCTTTAATTACCGAAACATCAATATTAATTATATCTCCGCTTTTTAATTTTTTTTTGTAACTAGGAATACCATGACATACTACTTCATTAACCGAAGTACATATGGATTTAGGAAAGCCATGATAACCAAGAGAGGCAGAAATAGCCTGTTGTTTTATAGTAATATATTCATTACATATATGATCTAAGTCACCGGTGCTAATACCAGGTTTAATATATGGTTTTATTATTTGCAGTACCTCAGCAGCTAGCTGACCAGCAATACGCATTTTTATGATATCTTGAGATGTTTTAATTAAAATAGACATAACTAAATTAGAATTTAATTCTACTCAGTAATAATACAGTAAATTATCAATATTTTTCCGAATATTAGGAATATTGATCTAAGAAGTCCAATATTTAGTATAAACTAAACATACTTTATACTATAAAGTACATTAATTTATTCATTTGCAAACTTTGCTCTAAAATCATACATATTTAGTATAATATGCATGCCGATGTGTATAATCTAATGAAATGACTCATGTTAGATAAGCGTCTTATTAGTGTGCCTACAATTATAGTTTATATTATATAAATTAATACTAAAATAAATAGAGGTTTTATATGGTAACAGTTTTGATGCATGATATGTTTCATGCAGGTGTCCACTTTGGACATCAAACTCGATATTGGAACCCGAGAATGAAGCCATTTATATTCGGTGTTCGTAATAAAATTCATATTATTAACTTAGAACAAACTGCACCAATGTTTAATAATGCTTTATTTGAGCTAAATAAGATAGCATCGCGTAAAGGTAAAATTTTATTTGTCGGAACGAAGCGTGCAGCAAGCGAAGCAATAAAAGAAGCAGCAAGGAGCTGTGATCAATTTTTTGTTAACCATCGTTGGTTAGGTGGAATGTTGACTAATTGGAAAACAGTTCGTCAATCTATTAAACACCTAAAAGAACTTGAAACTCAGTCTCAAGATGGAACATTAGATAAACTAACTAAGAAAGAAGCAATAATATGCAATCGTAAGCTTGAAAAACTAGAAAAAAGCTTAGGTGGTATTAAAGATCTAGGTGGTTTGCCAGACGCATTATTTGTTATTGATGCTGAACGTGAGAAGATTGCAGTAAAAGAAGCTAATAATCTTGGAATTCCAGTTTTCGCTGTAGTTGATACTAATACAGATCCTAATGGCATTGATTTTATTATTCCAGGTAATGACGATGCTATTCGTGCTATAAATTTATATTTAACTGCAGTAGCACATGCCATAAGTGAAGGTCATCAGAAAAATGCTCTTGAAATATAAGAGTAAAATTATGGTATCTCGTAAAATACGGAGAGACAAATGATGGTTGCAATTACCACAACTTTAGTAAAACAATTACGTGATCGTACTAATGCTGGGCTTATGAAGTGCAAAAAAGCATTAATTGAAGCTAATGGTGATATCGAGTTAGCTATCGATAACCTACGTAAATCAGGGCAAATAACGGCTGCAAATAAATCTAGTCGTATAACTGCTCAAGGAATAATTCTGACTAAAATAAATCATAATAGTCAGTATGGTGTCATAATAGAACTAAATTGTGAAACTGATTTCGTTGCTAAGGATAAAATATTTAAAAACTTCGGCGAAGATATTATCACTACTGCATTAAATCAAAAGATAAGTAGTTTAGAGGAAATTAAATCATTATTTGAAGAAAAAAGGATTACTCTTGTAGATACTGTTGGTGAAAATATTAATATCCGTCGTATCAATACTCTAGAAGGTAATTTAATAGTATCATATTTACATGATACCCGTATTGGAGTTCTATTGTCTGCTAATAATATTAGCCAAAATTTGTATTTAGGGAAACAAATTGCTATGCATATTGCAGCAATGAAGCCTAAATATATTCAAGTAAATGACATACCAAGTTATATAATATCTCGTGAACATAAAATTCAGCTGAATATTGCTATGCAATCCAATAAACCACAAAAAGTAATACAACAAATTGTAGAAGGTCGTATGCGTGAATTTACTCGAGATATCTCGCTTCTGGACCAGAACTTTATTATCGATCCTAGTCAGAAAGTTGGGCAAATACTTGAGCACTATAATATTATAGTAAAAAACTTTATTCGTTTTGAAGTAGGTGAATGGATAGAACAAGAAGAACATTACAAAGCTAACGAATCGTAAGTATTAAGTAATAAAATAATACTAATCTTATATAATATATAATTAAAAAAATATTTTTAATGACAATTAAACCAATATATCAACGTATATTACTGAAATTAAGTGGGGAAGCTTTACAGGGTAAAAATAATTTTGGAATAGATACTAATGCTTTAAATCGTATAGTTCAAGAAATAAAAGAACTAATAAAATTTAAAATAAATATTGGTATAGTTATAGGTGGAGGTAATCTATTCAGAGGTACTCTACTAGCTCATTTAGGTATACAACGTGTTGTATGTGATCATATGGGTATGCTAGCAACTGTGATAAATAGTTTAGCAATCCGGAATACAATGCTACATATTAACATTAATGCTAATATTCTATCAGCTATACCATTAGATGGTATTTGTGAGTTATACAATTTAGACAAAGCTATTGATTTACTTGAAAAGAATATAGTAGTTATATTTGCTGCTGGAATAGGAAATCCTTTTTTTACTACTGATTCTGCTGCTTGTTTACGTGGTCTAGAAATAGGAGCAGATGTAGTACTTAAAGCAACTAAAGTTGATGGTGTTTTTTCTGCAGATCCTAAGATTGATCCAGATGCTATTCTTTACGATCAATTAAATTATAAAGATATACTAAAACAAGAACTAAAAATTATGGATTTAACTGCACTAACATTAGCACATGATAACCATTTGCCTATTAGGGTATTTAATATAAATAAACCTGGTGCACTATGGAGAGTAGTCATGGGAAAAAAGGAAGGTACGCTTATTTATACACCTAAAATTAATAAGGTTAATTATAATATATAACAGTTAATATATTATTTATCCAAAATATTCAGTTTAGGAAATATCAAAGTGATCAATAACATTCGCCAAGATGCTGAAGTACGTATGGAAAAATGTTTAGAAACATTTAAAAATAATATTAGTAAGTTACGTACTGGCCGTGCTAACCCTAACTTACTAGATAATATTAAAGTAGATTACTATGGCTCAATAATGCCTTTACGTCAGTTAGCTAATATTATAGTAGAAGATACTCGTACATTGGTAATTACTTTATTCGATCAGTCAATAATTAAACGAGTAGAAAAAGCTATTATTATTTCAGATTTAGGTTTAACTCCTGATTTATCTGGAACAATTATCCGGGTACAGTTACCATCTCTTACTGAAGAACGACGCCGTAATCTAATTAAAATAGTTCGTAACGAAGCAGAACAAGGAAAGATTTCTGTACGTAACATACGACGTGATGCTAACGATCATATAAAAATATTACTGAAAAATAAAGCGATAAGTATAGATGAAGAACGTCGATCTCAATCTGAAATTCAGAAAATTACAGAAGCTTGGATTAGAAGATTAGATCAGATCCTATCTGAAAAAGAGAGAGAATTAATCGATTTTTAGTCGACTGTCTATCTAGATAAAAATTCGCTAAAAATAGCTGAATAATTATTTGAAGTAAAGAGAAGTTTTAAATAACTACTATAGTATTTAGGATTATATTTAATTTAAATATTATACATAATGTAATTAATTTTATTAATACTAAATTATGACATGAAGTATTTAACTATTCTAGGAAGCACAGGTTCTATTGGAACTAGCACATTAACGGTAATTAAACAAAACCCTGATAAGTTTACTGTACGTGCACTAGTAGCAAAAAACAACTTTACTTTAATGACTAAGCAGTGTTTAGATTTCCGTCCATCTTGGGTAGGAATGGTCGATAAAAGGGCTGCTAGGGAACTAAAAGCTAACTTAGCTCAACTAGGAATTGCTATTAATATTATTTCTGGTAATCAGGCTGCTTGTGAACTAGCTGCACTAAAAGAGATTGATACCGTTATGGCAGCAATTGCAGGTGTAGATGGTTTGCTATCAACTTTATCAGCATTACGTGCTGGTAAAAGAGTATTACTAGCAAATAAAGAGTCACTAGTTAGTTGTGGTAGACTATTTATGAATGAGGTACATCAGCATAACGCACAGCTATTACCAGTAGATAGCGAACATAATGCAATTTTTCAAATTTTACCGGAACCTATTCAACGTCAACTAGGGTGTCTATCACTATCTAAATACGGTGTTTCGCAAATTATCTTAACTGGTTCTGGTGGACCATTTCGTCAAACACCGCTAGATGCATTAGCTACAATAACATCAGATCAAGCTTGCATACATCCCAATTGGTCTATGGGACGTAAGATATCAGTAGATTCAGCGACTATGATGAATAAAGGATTAGAGTATATTGAGGCACGTTGTTTATTTAATGCGTCTACTGACCAAATCGAAGTACTTTTGCACCCACAATCTATTTTTCATTCAATGGTACGTTATGTAGATGGTAGTGTGCTAGCGCAGCTAGCATATCCAGATATGCGTATTCCTATTACTTATGCTCTATCATATCCTACTAGAGTTCCCATAAAAGTTACACCTTTAAACTTTTTACAACTTGGTACGCTCAGTTTTGATCAACCAGATAATAAACGTTATCCATGTTTACAACTTGCGATTGAAGCAAGTAAGCTTGGACAAGCAGCTACAACAACATTAAATGCGGCTAACGAAGTAGCAGTAGCAGCTTTCTTGCAAAGAAAAATTCGTTTTACTGATATTGCCTCTGTAAACCAGATGGTACTAGATAAAATTAATTTAGAAGAACCTTCTAGTATAGAAGAAGTATTATGTATTGACCGTCAAGCACGTATAAATG from Baumannia cicadellinicola str. Hc (Homalodisca coagulata) encodes:
- the map gene encoding type I methionyl aminopeptidase, with amino-acid sequence MSILIKTSQDIIKMRIAGQLAAEVLQIIKPYIKPGISTGDLDHICNEYITIKQQAISASLGYHGFPKSICTSVNEVVCHGIPSYKKKLKSGDIINIDVSVIKDGFYGDTSAMFLVGKPTILGERLCRIAQESLYLAIRMVRPGISLRAIGKAIQQFVESKNFSVVREYCGHGIGKNFHEEPQVLHYDADDGGVILQSGMAFTIEPMINAGKFRTRTMKDGWTVKTQDNSFSAQYEHTIVVIEDGCEIMTLRADELVPVTIHHSS
- the rpsB gene encoding 30S ribosomal protein S2 yields the protein MVTVLMHDMFHAGVHFGHQTRYWNPRMKPFIFGVRNKIHIINLEQTAPMFNNALFELNKIASRKGKILFVGTKRAASEAIKEAARSCDQFFVNHRWLGGMLTNWKTVRQSIKHLKELETQSQDGTLDKLTKKEAIICNRKLEKLEKSLGGIKDLGGLPDALFVIDAEREKIAVKEANNLGIPVFAVVDTNTDPNGIDFIIPGNDDAIRAINLYLTAVAHAISEGHQKNALEI
- the tsf gene encoding translation elongation factor Ts, producing the protein MVAITTTLVKQLRDRTNAGLMKCKKALIEANGDIELAIDNLRKSGQITAANKSSRITAQGIILTKINHNSQYGVIIELNCETDFVAKDKIFKNFGEDIITTALNQKISSLEEIKSLFEEKRITLVDTVGENINIRRINTLEGNLIVSYLHDTRIGVLLSANNISQNLYLGKQIAMHIAAMKPKYIQVNDIPSYIISREHKIQLNIAMQSNKPQKVIQQIVEGRMREFTRDISLLDQNFIIDPSQKVGQILEHYNIIVKNFIRFEVGEWIEQEEHYKANES
- the pyrH gene encoding UMP kinase, which produces MTIKPIYQRILLKLSGEALQGKNNFGIDTNALNRIVQEIKELIKFKINIGIVIGGGNLFRGTLLAHLGIQRVVCDHMGMLATVINSLAIRNTMLHININANILSAIPLDGICELYNLDKAIDLLEKNIVVIFAAGIGNPFFTTDSAACLRGLEIGADVVLKATKVDGVFSADPKIDPDAILYDQLNYKDILKQELKIMDLTALTLAHDNHLPIRVFNINKPGALWRVVMGKKEGTLIYTPKINKVNYNI
- the frr gene encoding ribosome recycling factor — protein: MINNIRQDAEVRMEKCLETFKNNISKLRTGRANPNLLDNIKVDYYGSIMPLRQLANIIVEDTRTLVITLFDQSIIKRVEKAIIISDLGLTPDLSGTIIRVQLPSLTEERRRNLIKIVRNEAEQGKISVRNIRRDANDHIKILLKNKAISIDEERRSQSEIQKITEAWIRRLDQILSEKERELIDF
- the ispC gene encoding 1-deoxy-D-xylulose-5-phosphate reductoisomerase; this encodes MKYLTILGSTGSIGTSTLTVIKQNPDKFTVRALVAKNNFTLMTKQCLDFRPSWVGMVDKRAARELKANLAQLGIAINIISGNQAACELAALKEIDTVMAAIAGVDGLLSTLSALRAGKRVLLANKESLVSCGRLFMNEVHQHNAQLLPVDSEHNAIFQILPEPIQRQLGCLSLSKYGVSQIILTGSGGPFRQTPLDALATITSDQACIHPNWSMGRKISVDSATMMNKGLEYIEARCLFNASTDQIEVLLHPQSIFHSMVRYVDGSVLAQLAYPDMRIPITYALSYPTRVPIKVTPLNFLQLGTLSFDQPDNKRYPCLQLAIEASKLGQAATTTLNAANEVAVAAFLQRKIRFTDIASVNQMVLDKINLEEPSSIEEVLCIDRQARINAHLSIRYLAL